In Salvelinus namaycush isolate Seneca unplaced genomic scaffold, SaNama_1.0 Scaffold736, whole genome shotgun sequence, the genomic stretch AACAAACGTCATCCACAATATACAGGTATACCATATACTGTAAGATAAGTGAGACATTAAAGGGTTAAGGAGAAGTTCAACAACTTCTTCCATTGAACTGTGTCACTGTCTCTTATCTATAAGAGTTATGGCTTCCACTGAAATGATTCTGTACATAAATACTACAATAACCAGGAACGTACACAGAGAGgcttctacaagtccacagagagggttctacaagtccacagagagggttctacaagtccacagagagggttctacaagtccgcagagagagttctacaagtccacagagagggttctacaagtccacagagagggttctacaagtccacagagagggttctacaagtccacagagagggttctacaagtccacagagagggttctacaagtccatatctacaagtccgcagagagggttctacaagtccacagagagggttctacaagtccacagagagggttctacaagtccacagagagggttctaaaagtccacagagagggttctgcAAGTCCAcaaagagggttctacaagtccacagagagggttctacaagtccacacagagggttctacaagtccacagagagggttctccaagtccacagagagggttctacaagtccacagagagggttctacaagtccacagagagggttctacaagtccacagagagggttctgcaagtccacagagagggttctacaagtccacagagagggttctacaagtccacagagagggttctacaagtccacagagagggttctgcaagtccacagagagggttctacaagtccacagagagggttctacaagtccacagagagggttctacaagtccacagagagtgTTCTGCAagtacacagagagggttctgcaagtccacagagagggttctgcaagtccacagagagggttctacaagtccacagagagggttctacaagtccacagaaagggttctacaagtccacagaaagGGTTCTAGAAATGCTACCCCCTCTCTAGTGAAAATTCCCCCACAAAGAAGATTGATCCATCATAAACTGGACGTACACTGAGTGatccaaacattaggaacaccttttgtACCCTCAGTGTACGTGCCCTTTGTAGATATGAACACCTGCCCTGTAAATGTCAATACACGGCCCTGGCAATTCTCCTGAGGGGACCTACTATGCTATAGAAGTGACCTAGAAGTGTTTAACTCGTTCCATGGTACTTTCCTGCCTCACCTGAGAGTAGAGGAGGTGAGAGACAGCCCTTTCTGGGAAAATAACACCATTTAGTCTCCTCCCCCAAGGCTTAAAATAAGAgcacacacactcttctctctcacacacaaagttTAGTCGTCGGAAAGTTGGTCGCTGTGCTGAAAATATTCCAGAACCTGTAAGTAAAATATTGCCTCTCATTGATAATGATAAAAGTGAAAAGGTCTGTCTATATCTGATAACTATGGATGTTATAAATGTGTGATATTTTTCAAGATATTTTTGTTCTTCATGTCTTCAGAAAAACCTGACAGCCTGTTGATTTAAGATATGTTATTACATTATATATGTTTACATAGTGCCAGTGATGAAGTCACTGAGTCTAATTTAATTTAACATCTTAATGTCTTTTGCAGCTTCCTGACCTACGCTCctaagcacagatctaggatcagctcatcCTCATCAAATCCAAACCAGGACGTTTAGAATTCACAAGGGGaacactgacctcagaccagtGTTTAAACCCCACGTCTTCCTGCCTAGACACTGACTctgtccagagttcctctgtgctcCAGCcgtatatccatccatccatccatccatccatccatccatccatccatccatccatccatccatccatccatccatccatccatccatccatccatccatccatccatccatccatccatccacaccccAGCCATCCAGCCATGGGTCTGATGAGCGAGGACATGGAGTGCTGCGTCTGCCTCCAGCCCTACTCTCGTAGGGAGAAGATCCCTCGGATGCTCCACTGTAAGCACACATTCTGTGGGCTGTGCTTGCAGGCGATGTCCAGGCTCCAGAGCGGCCTACCGACAGTCTGCTGCCCCCTGTGCCGTTGGATCACCTGCACCGAGCCCAGCCTCACCGTGTCGGGGTCGCTGTGGGTTAACACTGAGATCTGGGACCAGATACTAGACAcacaacaggaagaggaggaggaagagaggaagcaagagaggaaggaagcttacagacagacacagaccacTACACAGTACACATGGTGAGTACCCCAGGCAAAGGTGGATGGATTGATAGACTGATTTAGAAACCTGGAGAAACCttcctctgctctctgccctctctctcattTTGTTCTGTCTCTTTGCCATCACTCTCTGCTAAAACTGTCTGCTTTTGCTccgctctttctccctctcgtatctctctctctctctctctccttcgaatctctctctctctctgctctctcttgtatctctctctctctttctctctctctctctctctctcgtatctctctctcgtatctctctctctctctctctctctcgtatctctctttctctctcttgttcactATCTCTCTCGTATCtcgttctctatctctctcgtatctctcttgttctctatctctctcgtatctctcttattctctatctctctcgtatctctcttgttctctctctctctccctttctgtatcACTATATCTGTTGGTCTTGATCTCTCTCTTCATCAGttgtattgttgtactgtgatgGTATTACTTTAGATGACAGTTTCCTTATTTTGATTGTATTATGATCGTATTATGCAGCTAGTACAGCTTCCTTTTTAGGTGCAGTAGTCTGTTCAATTACTAaattgtatttctctctctctctctctctctctctctctctctctctctctctctctctctctctctctctctctctctctctctctctctctctctctctctctctctctatctctacctctatctctatctctatctctatctctctctactctgtttatttccccctactctcctgtcctccaggtcTCCATCAAGGCATTGTGACCTGAGACTAAAACTACGGAATTTCCTGAGGAGGATAAAGCACAATGTACTGTAAACCGAGAAGACGAagagcagagaagaagaagactggATTTGACCATTTCAGAGTAGGAGATACTCATTGAGTAATGAAGATAATTCACAAAACAGGACCGACCGGTGATTTTCCATAATGAAGCAAGATTGAACCttttatcaatgtaattgtctgcatcatttccaatcccccatataaggGAAGTGGGATTTGTTCATCCtcatttgacatgttttatttatctGTTCTGTTTGAAGAGCATGTTTTTTATACTGGAATTATATTTATTGGTTAATAAATACATCCACTTTAAAATAACCCTGTCTTAGAGTTGTGAAATTGCTTATTATTATCATTACATTAGGAAAGTAACTGTCCGATATCCAACTATTTATGgcccccaaatacagttgtgggTGTTAATCCACTACACATTCTACCCTACTATTTCCtgcaacacaaaaaaaaaaaaaacattccactGTCCTTGGTTGTGGTGTGTGCAGTACATGACTGAAATCCCTCTCTGTCGTCATCATGTTTCAGAGAACCCTGTACGCATTCTAGCATATGAGATTCCCTAAAAACACATCAGTTCGATCAATAACTGGAATTGACTTTTTCAtcgcaggttaggagaatttacacagcaggttaggataattaacgttgctggttaggagaatgaggttaaggttaggaaaaggcttAGGGTTAGCGAGAATGCTCTCCTAACCAGCTACAAAAGTCACTTCTGGTCGTAGCTGTATCGAAGTGGTGTGTTTTTAGGAAGTCCTTCTGTGATTGGTGGAACTCatgtctgttttgtttgtgtaCGTTTCATTACATGCTGTGAGTTATTGCATTGGTCACTAGGCTGTCTTGAAACCATGAAAAAGCTCTTCAAATAGACAGACaggttgtgtctgaaatggcccctattccttatatagtatactactaatgaccagggacgggctagtgcagtatataatatactactaatgaccagggaccggctagtgcagtatatagtatactacttttgaacaggggccggttagtacagtatatagtatactactaatgaccagggacccgtctagtacagtatatagtatactactaatgaccagggaccggctagtgtagtatatagtatactactaatgaccagggaccggctagtgcagtatatagtatactactaatgaccaggacccgtctagtacagtatatagtatactactaatgaccaggacccatctagtacagtatatagtatactactaatgaccggggaccggctagtacagtatatagtatactactaatgaccagggaccggctagtacagtatatagtatactactaatgaccagggacccggatagtacagtatatatactactaatgaccagggaccggctagtacagtatatagtatattactaataaccagggaccggctagtacaTCCTATAGTATACTACTATTGACCTAGGCcgggctagtacagtatatagtatactacttttgaccagggcccatctagtacagtatatagtatagcacttttgaccagggcccagatagtacagtatatagtatactacttcgTCCAGGGCCtggctagtgcagtatatagtatactacttttgaccagggccctgctagtacagtatatagtatactacttttgaccagggcccggatagtcagtatatagtatactacttttgaccagggcccggctagtacagtatatagtatagtacttttgaccagggcccggctagtacagtatatagtatactacttttgaccagggcccggctagtgcagtatatagtatgctACTTTTGAGTAGGGTCCggatagtgcagtatatagtatagtacttttgaccaggtaccggctagtgcagtatatagtatactacttttgaccaggtaccggctagtacagtatatagtatactacttttgaccaggtaccggctagtacagtatgtagtatactacttttgaccaggtaccagctagtacagtatatattcaatctctccctgtctgcacaacgcatcaccgggggcaaactacctgccatccaggacacctatagaacccgatgtcacaggaagaccaaaaagatcatcaaggacaacaaccacccgagccactgcctgttcaccccgctgccatacagaaggcgaggtcagtacaggttcatcaaagctggggccgagagactgaaaaacagcttctatctcaaggccatcagactgttaaacagccatcactaacacagagaggctgctgccaacatactgacttgaaatcattggtcactttaataaatagatcactagtcactttactaATGCCAttttaataatgatgtttacatatcttgcattactcatcccatatgtatatactgtattttataccatctattgcatcttttctatgccgctcggtcattgctcatccaaatatttatatgtacatattcttattcagtgcctttacttagatttgtgtgtataaggtagtagttgtggaattgttagattacttgttggttattactgcactgtcggaactagaggcacaagcatttcactacactcgcattaacatctgctaacaatgtgtatgtgacaaatactatTTGTTCAACTGGAAATTCCAGGTGATTTACGCCTGTCTATTCACAATGTCAGCTAAGAGCCACGcacaacagacacacaaacaaactcaTTACATGAACAAAACATACAATTTCACGTCACATAATTAAGCAGGAAATCTGGATGTATCTCCCAAATGAATTCCTATCATTAAAGGGCCAGAACAAGAGACTGAAAGAGCTTTGTCAAAGTCTTCTGATAGTTTCTAATTGTTATTTTTCTGCTTCCTGAAGTAATGAGTAAGCTGCACACTAAAACAACGTGAGCTAAATGACAGTAAATGATGAGTAATTCTGCTAGCCAGGGACGGTAACCAGCTCTACCGTCAGCCCTGTTTGGTAACACAGGGactttgtcccaaatggaaccctattccctacatagtgcactactttaaaggcaaaggctctggtcaaaagtagtgcactacatatggaatagggtagCAATTGGGACACACTAAGGGACAACAGAGCTGcctacttctctgatagacacCTCAAGGCTACAATTATCAAGAAAGGTTTCAAGAAAATAAACCAAAAAGGAGCCATAAAATGTACATATTATATTtttctcattatggtctatatagactattgtctcctcattagggtctatatagactattgtctcctcattagggtctatatagactgttgtctcctcattagggtctatatagactattgtctcctcattagggtctatatagactgttgtcttctcattaaggtctatatagactgttgtctcctcattagggtctatatagactattgtctcctcattagggtctatatagactgttgtcttctcattagggtctatatagactgttgtctcctcattatggtctatatagactgttatctcctcattatggtctatatagactgttatctcctcattagggtctatatagactgttgtctcctcattagggtctatatagactgttgtctcctcattatggtctatatagactgttgtgtcctcattagggtctatatagactgtcgtctcctcattatggtctatatagactgttgtctcctcattatggtctatatagactgttgtctcctcactggggtctatatagactgttgtctcctcattatggtctatatagactgttgtctcctcactggggtctatatagactgttgtctcctcattagggtctatatagactgttgtctcctcattagggtctatatagactgttgtctcctcattacggtctatatagactgtagtctcctcactagggtctatatagactgttgtctcctcattatggtctatatagactgttgtctcctcattagggtctatatagactgttgtctcctcattatggtctatatagactgttgtctcctcattagggtctatatagactgttgtcttctcattagggtctatatagactgttgtctcctcattacggtctatatagactgtagtctcctcactagggtctatatagactgttgtctcctcattatggtctatatagactgttgtctcctcattagggtctatatagactgttgtctcctcattatggtctatatagactgttgtctcctcattagggtctatatagactgttgtcttctcattagggtctatatagactgttttcttctcattagggtctatatagactgttgtctcctcattatggtctatatagactgttgtctcctcattatggtctatatagactgttgtctcctcattatggtctatatagactgttgtctcctcattagggtctatatagactgttgtcttctcattagggtctatatatactgttttcttctcattagggtctatatagactgttgtctcctcattatggtctatatagactgttgtctcctccttagggtctatatagactgttgtctcctcattagggtctatatagactgttgtctcctcattatggtctatatagactgttgtctcctcattatggtctatatagactgttgtctcctcactagggtctatatagactgttgtcttctcattatggtctatatagactgttgtctcctcactagggtctatatagactgttgtctcctcattatggtctatatagactgttgtctcctcattagggtctatatagactgttgtctcctcatgttggtctatatagactgttgtcttctcattagggtctatatagactgttgtctcctcattagggtctatatagactgttgtctcctcatgttggtctatatagactgttgtcttctcactagggtctatatagactgttgtctcctcattatggtctaaatagactgttgtctcctcattatagtctaaatagactgttgtctcctcattatggtctatatagactgttgtctcctcattatggtctatatagactgttgtctcctcattatggtctatatagactgttgtctcctcactagggtctatatagactgttgtctcctcattatggtctatatagactgttgtctcctcattatggtctatatagactgttgtcttctcattagggtctatatagactgttgtctcctcattatggtctatatagactgttgtctcctcactagggtctatatagactgttgtcttctcattatggtctatatagactgttgtcttctcattatggtctatatagactgttgtctcctcactagggtctatatagactgttgtctcctcattatggtctatatagactgttgtctcctcattatggtctatatagactgttgtcttctcattagggtctatatagactgttgtctcctcattacggtctatatagactgttgtctcctcactagggtctatatagactgttgtctcctcattatggtctatatagactgttgtctcctcattagggtctatatagactgttgtctcctcactagggtctatatagactggtgtcttctcattagggtctatatagactgttgtctcctcattatggtctatatagactgttgtcttctcattagggtctatatagactgttgtctccttactagggtctatatagactgttgtctcctcattagggtctatatagactgttgtctcctcactagggtctatatagactgttgtcttctcattagggtctatatagactgttgtctcctcattatggtctatatagactgttgtcttctcattagggtctatatagactgttgtctcctcattatagtctatatagactgttgtctcctcattagggtctatatagactgttgtctcctcattatggtctatatagactgttgtctcctcattagggtctatatagactgttgtctcctcattatggtctatatagactgttgtctcctcattatggtctatatagactgttgtctcctcattagggtctatatagactgttgtctcctcattagggtctatatagactgttgtctcctcattatggtctatatagactgttgtcttctcattagggtctatatagactgttgtctcctcattatggtctatatagactgttgtctcctcattagggtctatatagactgttgtctcctcattagggtctatatagactgttgtctcctcattatggtctatatagactgttgtcttctcattagggtctatatagactgttgtctcctcattatggtctatatagactgttgtctcctcattagggtctatatagactgttgtctcctcattatggtctatatagactgttgtctcctcattagggtctatatagactgttgtctcctcattatggtctatatagactgttatcttctcattatggtctatatagactgttgtctcctcactagggtctatatagactgttgtctcctcattatggtctatatagactgttgtcttctcattagggtctatatagactgttgtctcctcactagggtctgtgcagtgctttcagaaagtactCAGTCCCCTtcagtttccacattttgttactgttaggaattttgttgaTAATatttaaaacaatttctagatttAGATAAAGTTacaactaattgaactctgcacgcctggtgaaaagagatttgtgttgtgggttataaagtaagcagaaagggtcgttaaactatggttgaactgacccaacttagccctgagatgtttacataagtattcagactgtttgctatgagaatcgaaatttaactcaggtgcattctgtttccattgatcatccttgagatgtttctacaacttgaacagagtccacctgtggtaaattcaattgattagacatgatttggaaaggcac encodes the following:
- the LOC120042639 gene encoding E3 ubiquitin-protein ligase rnf168-like — protein: MGLMSEDMECCVCLQPYSRREKIPRMLHCKHTFCGLCLQAMSRLQSGLPTVCCPLCRWITCTEPSLTVSGSLWVNTEIWDQILDTQQEEEEEERKQERKEAYRQTQTTTQYTWSPSRHCDLRLKLRNFLRRIKHNVL